In Gemmatimonadaceae bacterium, one genomic interval encodes:
- a CDS encoding zinc ribbon domain-containing protein, with protein MTSPIAVHDDAGALLTAVGYQPASRLAHAALRLSQAPDIVADLRTFVAAGQPPADYDTRTPPCLFRPLPLALCVADLMREAGLAASGAFLMAALLTYDSARGEALLLSMVENGVWHVADDGTRSLRFPPLFKPSSQCGHCGRPQFRDVDHCVHCGLPLRAAEPSPEQQALADFLVWLDTLPDMPSVDTSTCQHCGRALGPSARFCGGCGAKID; from the coding sequence TCCCATAGCCGTCCACGACGACGCCGGCGCCCTGCTGACGGCCGTTGGCTATCAGCCCGCGTCACGCCTGGCTCATGCGGCCCTGCGGCTGTCACAAGCGCCGGATATCGTCGCCGACCTTCGGACGTTCGTCGCCGCCGGACAGCCACCCGCCGACTACGACACTCGCACCCCGCCCTGCCTGTTCCGGCCGCTGCCGCTGGCACTCTGCGTGGCAGATCTGATGCGCGAAGCCGGGTTGGCGGCCAGCGGCGCCTTTCTCATGGCGGCGCTCCTCACCTACGATTCCGCCCGTGGCGAAGCGTTGCTCTTGTCGATGGTCGAGAACGGGGTGTGGCATGTTGCCGACGACGGCACACGCAGCCTGCGCTTTCCACCGCTCTTCAAACCCTCATCGCAGTGCGGTCATTGTGGACGACCGCAGTTCCGTGATGTCGACCACTGCGTCCACTGCGGATTGCCACTGCGTGCCGCTGAGCCTTCGCCGGAACAACAGGCGCTCGCCGATTTTCTGGTCTGGCTCGACACGCTTCCCGACATGCCCTCTGTCGACACCAGCACTTGCCAGCACTGCGGCAGGGCCCTCGGCCCCAGTGCCCGCTTCTGCGGTGGATGCGGCGCGAAGATCGACTAG
- a CDS encoding (2Fe-2S)-binding protein, with protein sequence MGKYTLNVNGASRTVEVEPDTPLLWVLRDSLDLTGAKYGCGIAQCGACTVHVNGVPTRSCRTPVSTVGSGVVTTIEGIDTPQARALQDAWCELDVPQCGYCQGGQILAAAALLKSNPRPTDADIDTAMARNLCRCASYTRIRAGIKRAAELAATATPANGKRE encoded by the coding sequence ATGGGCAAGTACACACTCAACGTGAACGGCGCGTCCCGGACCGTCGAGGTCGAACCCGACACGCCCTTGTTGTGGGTGTTGCGCGATTCGCTGGACCTGACCGGCGCCAAGTATGGCTGCGGCATCGCACAATGCGGTGCGTGTACGGTGCACGTGAACGGCGTTCCCACGCGTTCCTGTCGCACGCCGGTATCGACCGTCGGCTCAGGCGTCGTCACGACGATTGAGGGCATCGACACGCCCCAGGCGCGCGCCCTGCAAGATGCGTGGTGCGAGCTCGATGTCCCGCAGTGTGGATACTGTCAGGGCGGACAGATCCTGGCGGCGGCCGCGTTACTCAAGTCCAATCCGCGTCCCACCGACGCCGATATCGACACGGCGATGGCGAGAAATTTGTGCCGCTGCGCGTCGTACACGCGTATTCGTGCCGGCATCAAGCGCGCCGCCGAGTTGGCCGCGACCGCCACTCCAGCCAACGGGAAGCGAGAATGA